The following proteins are encoded in a genomic region of Magnolia sinica isolate HGM2019 chromosome 1, MsV1, whole genome shotgun sequence:
- the LOC131229484 gene encoding beta-glucosidase 18-like isoform X1, whose product MALDDVNFFLHHSTSVFTKAIHACMNIHTHMCIYTSRDGKGDCRWMKWKLMEIPRPFLCLWLLIMTFDLSWAGSEKCQEDISRSQFPDGFLFGTASSSYQFEGAFQEGGKSLSNWDVFSHVSGNIVDGGNGDIADDHYHRYMEDIELMHSLGVNAYRFSISWARILPRGRTGDVNPIGIMFYNKLIDSLILRGIQPFVTLTHYDIPQQLEDRYGGWMSSQIQKEFAYFANICFRAYGDRVKLWATFNEPNIVARSGYLKGTYPPGRCSAPFGNCSIGDSETEPFIAGHNMILSHAMAIDVYRKHYQHKQGGQIGIVVNCVMYEPLRNEEADHEAVSRALSFNVAWFLDPFIHGDYPLEMRQILGHRLPKFSPKDSKKIKDGIDFIGINHYSALYAEDCLHSPCVSGGHAIEGFAYITGERDGIPIGGRTSLPTFFIVPHAMEEMIIYLMTRYKNTPMFVTENGISQMDQPSDLVDKLLDDFERVEYHKSYLASLGRAMRKGADVRGYFIWSLLDNFEWLFGYTRRFGLYHVDFKTLRRTSKRSAKWYRDFLTSNNSCTKENGIRRNPSNNRNAVMTTSL is encoded by the exons ATGGCCCTCGACGATGTTAACTTCTTTTTACATCATTCAACCTCTGTTTTTACAAAAGCAATCCATGCTTGCATGAACATACATACTCATATGTGTATATATACCAGTAGAGATGGGAAGGGTGATTGTAGGTGGATGAAGTGGAAGCTAATGGAAATTCCAAGACCATTCCTTTGTCTATGGCTCCTAATTATGACGTTTGATCTGTCATGGGCTGGAAGTGAAAAGTGTCAggaagatattagcagaagtcAATTTCCAGATGGGTTTCTCTTTGGAACCGCTTCTTCCTCTTATCag TTCGAGGGAGCTTTTCAAGAAGGTGGCAAGAGTCTTAGCAACTGGGACGTTTTCAGTCACGTATCAG GAAACATTGTGGATGGAGGAAATGGAGATATAGCAGATGACCATTACCATCGTTACATG GAAGACATAGAGTTGATGCATTCTCTTGGTGTAAATGCTTACCGTTTCTCGATTTCCTGGGCAAGAATATTACCTC GTGGAAGAACAGGGGATGTCAATCCTATTGGAATCATGTTCTATAACAAGCTTATAGATTCTCTTATACTCAGAG GAATCCAACCGTTTGTTACCTTAACTCACTATGACATACCACAACAACTTGAGGACAGATATGGTGGATGGATGAGTTCTCAAATACA GAAAGAATTCGCGTATTTTGCCAATATCTGCTTCAGGGCCTATGGTGATCGGGTGAAATTGTGGGCCACCTTCAACGAGCCAAACATTGTGGCACGGTCTGGCTACCTCAAGGGAACATACCCGCCGGGTCGGTGTTCTGCACCATTTGGTAACTGTTCCATTGGAGATTCAGAGACTGAGCCTTTTATCGCAGGCCACAACATGATACTATCTCATGCCATGGCAATTGATGTCTACCGAAAACATTACCAG CACAAACAAGGAGGTCAGATTGGGATCGTTGTGAATTGTGTGATGTATGAACCCCTTAGAAATGAGGAGGCAGATCATGAAGCTGTGAGCAGGGCTCTATCTTTCAATGTTGcatg GTTCTTGGATCCCTTCATCCATGGAGATTACCCTCTTGAGATGCGTCAAATTCTAGGCCATCGGTTGCCCAAATTCTCTCCTAAAGATTCTAAGAAGATAAAAGATGGGATTGATTTCATCGGCATCAACCATTACTCGGCTCTCTATGCTGAGGATTGCTTGCACTCTCCTTGTGTCTCTGGCGGTCATGCAATTGAAGGCTTCGCATATATTACAGGAGAAAGAGACGGCATCCCCATTGGAGGACGG ACTTCGCTGCCAACATTCTTCATTGTTCCACATGCGATGGAAGAGATGATCATTTATCTTATGACAAGATACAAGAACACACCAATGTTTGTGACTGAAAATG GGATTTCTCAAATGGACCAACCTAGTGACTTGGTAGACAAGTTACTCGATGATTTCGAAAGAGTGGAATATCATAAAAGCTACCTTGCTTCTTTAGGAAGAGCTATGAG GAAAGGCGCAGACGTACGTGGCTACTTTATATGGTCCTTGTTAGACAATTTCGAATGGTTGTTTGGTTACACCAGGAGATTTGGTCTTTACCATGTAGACTTCAAGACGCTTAGAAGGACATCGAAACGATCAGCAAAATGGTATCGGGATTTCCTCACCAGTAATAATTCCTGCACTAAAGAGAATGGGATAAGAAGGAATCCGTCCAATAATAGGAACGCTGTAATGACCACCAGCCTGTAA
- the LOC131229484 gene encoding beta-glucosidase 18-like isoform X2: MALDDVNFFLHHSTSVFTKAIHACMNIHTHMCIYTSRDGKGDCRWMKWKLMEIPRPFLCLWLLIMTFDLSWAGSEKCQEDISRSQFPDGFLFGTASSSYQFEGAFQEGGKSLSNWDVFSHVSGNIVDGGNGDIADDHYHRYMEDIELMHSLGVNAYRFSISWARILPRGRTGDVNPIGIMFYNKLIDSLILRGIQPFVTLTHYDIPQQLEDRYGGWMSSQIQKEFAYFANICFRAYGDRVKLWATFNEPNIVARSGYLKGTYPPGRCSAPFGNCSIGDSETEPFIAGHNMILSHAMAIDVYRKHYQHKQGGQIGIVVNCVMYEPLRNEEADHEAVSRALSFNVAWFLDPFIHGDYPLEMRQILGHRLPKFSPKDSKKIKDGIDFIGINHYSALYAEDCLHSPCVSGGHAIEGFAYITGERDGIPIGGRTSLPTFFIVPHAMEEMIIYLMTRYKNTPMFVTENGISQMDQPSDLVDKLLDDFERVEYHKSYLASLGRAMRRRRTWLLYMVLVRQFRMVVWLHQEIWSLPCRLQDA; this comes from the exons ATGGCCCTCGACGATGTTAACTTCTTTTTACATCATTCAACCTCTGTTTTTACAAAAGCAATCCATGCTTGCATGAACATACATACTCATATGTGTATATATACCAGTAGAGATGGGAAGGGTGATTGTAGGTGGATGAAGTGGAAGCTAATGGAAATTCCAAGACCATTCCTTTGTCTATGGCTCCTAATTATGACGTTTGATCTGTCATGGGCTGGAAGTGAAAAGTGTCAggaagatattagcagaagtcAATTTCCAGATGGGTTTCTCTTTGGAACCGCTTCTTCCTCTTATCag TTCGAGGGAGCTTTTCAAGAAGGTGGCAAGAGTCTTAGCAACTGGGACGTTTTCAGTCACGTATCAG GAAACATTGTGGATGGAGGAAATGGAGATATAGCAGATGACCATTACCATCGTTACATG GAAGACATAGAGTTGATGCATTCTCTTGGTGTAAATGCTTACCGTTTCTCGATTTCCTGGGCAAGAATATTACCTC GTGGAAGAACAGGGGATGTCAATCCTATTGGAATCATGTTCTATAACAAGCTTATAGATTCTCTTATACTCAGAG GAATCCAACCGTTTGTTACCTTAACTCACTATGACATACCACAACAACTTGAGGACAGATATGGTGGATGGATGAGTTCTCAAATACA GAAAGAATTCGCGTATTTTGCCAATATCTGCTTCAGGGCCTATGGTGATCGGGTGAAATTGTGGGCCACCTTCAACGAGCCAAACATTGTGGCACGGTCTGGCTACCTCAAGGGAACATACCCGCCGGGTCGGTGTTCTGCACCATTTGGTAACTGTTCCATTGGAGATTCAGAGACTGAGCCTTTTATCGCAGGCCACAACATGATACTATCTCATGCCATGGCAATTGATGTCTACCGAAAACATTACCAG CACAAACAAGGAGGTCAGATTGGGATCGTTGTGAATTGTGTGATGTATGAACCCCTTAGAAATGAGGAGGCAGATCATGAAGCTGTGAGCAGGGCTCTATCTTTCAATGTTGcatg GTTCTTGGATCCCTTCATCCATGGAGATTACCCTCTTGAGATGCGTCAAATTCTAGGCCATCGGTTGCCCAAATTCTCTCCTAAAGATTCTAAGAAGATAAAAGATGGGATTGATTTCATCGGCATCAACCATTACTCGGCTCTCTATGCTGAGGATTGCTTGCACTCTCCTTGTGTCTCTGGCGGTCATGCAATTGAAGGCTTCGCATATATTACAGGAGAAAGAGACGGCATCCCCATTGGAGGACGG ACTTCGCTGCCAACATTCTTCATTGTTCCACATGCGATGGAAGAGATGATCATTTATCTTATGACAAGATACAAGAACACACCAATGTTTGTGACTGAAAATG GGATTTCTCAAATGGACCAACCTAGTGACTTGGTAGACAAGTTACTCGATGATTTCGAAAGAGTGGAATATCATAAAAGCTACCTTGCTTCTTTAGGAAGAGCTATGAG GCGCAGACGTACGTGGCTACTTTATATGGTCCTTGTTAGACAATTTCGAATGGTTGTTTGGTTACACCAGGAGATTTGGTCTTTACCATGTAGACTTCAAGACGCTTAG